Below is a window of Sus scrofa isolate TJ Tabasco breed Duroc chromosome 3, Sscrofa11.1, whole genome shotgun sequence DNA.
atgaggctgtggattcgatctctggccttgctcagtgggttaaggatccggtgttgccgtgagctgtggtgtaagttgcagatgtggctcagatggcacgttgctgtggctatggtataggccggcagctacagctccgactggacccctagcctgggaacctccatatgccgagggagtggccctagaaaaggcaaaaagaccaaaaaaaaacaccccacagCAACAGAAGAGACCACCACCAAGGTACAACACTCCCACAGCTTCACATTAGGAACCATCAGTAACACGAAGACAATGCACCCCCTGGGTTCAGGCAGCCCCATCAGCAGACAGGGAGCAGAGACAGGTCCTAGAGCAAACAGGCTGGGAgtaattttagttaatttatcCACGACAGCTTTGGGCACTTTCTAGAGTTGAGGATCACAAACGGTGACAGAAAACACTACAGTCAAGGGCAAGGAAACGGGACTCCTCTGCAAACTGGAGGAGGCGGGGTGGGAGCCCAGTTAAGAACCCCACAAAGGCGAGGTGCTGGGCTATTGTGTGGCCCCAGCCATGAGAGAACCCCCACTATCTCTTCTTGGCTTTTCAGCTACACAGGGAGCCAGAGTCTGAGCTCTGCACAACCACCATGATTGGGACTATGACTTAAAAAGTCACCAAAACGCCGggaaaaaacacagcaaaataaaaattcatcagGGTAGAATTACAGatgagttgcttttttttcctgttatgttTCCACCTTTTTATATAGTTCTGACTGCAACTACAGTTAGTTTTTGGATGATTgcttctgcttatttatttaaatgtaagaaaaaaaaagttctgtgcaACCCACTTTCGAAGCTGAAGAGAAACATTCTGCCCAAGTATCTGGAGTGTGTTCTTGGCGAGGAGTTCACATCGTCCAAGAAACTCTACTTCATTTAACCACGGAATGAGAAACGAGGAGGAAAAAGAATTACACCAGGAAACCTGAAAACCTTTCTGTGCACCAccgccctgggggtgggggaggatggggtTACCTCCCAAAGCCCAATTTTTGTGTTAATCAGCAGTTCTCAGGTACAAAGACCAGGTCACCTAAGAGCATCAGACCCTGAGGGACAGAGAATTTTCACTGCATCAAGCAGAGTCTTGTCTATATGAGTTTCAATACGGAAACTGATAAAGCCAgcattctaaaaataaacaaactgatgaaaaataaatacatagaagcCATCTGCCCAGTCTAGACACAGAAGACCTaacagaaaaatgaaggaaaacaccACCTTGAGAACCTGGAATGCCTTCCAGAAAACTCCTTGGCCACTTACTGCCTTGTTGACGGCCATTCGAAGTTCAATTACGCCCCCAAACTTCTGGGTCACAGTGCGGCTCACTGGGACGTAGGCCATGGGGATGACCTCGATGGGGATTCCCTTGTGCCACTGGTCCCCAAGGTTCTTTGAATCCTTCCTGGAAGAGAGTCAAAAAGCACCACACACATAAAGAAAGAAGTGCAACGGTGCAGATCCACACCCAGTTCAGGCCCGGGGTACCCACGACCTGAGAGGGCAGGGCAAGGCACAAGGGCAGGTGTGCAGGCTGTGCACTGGTTCTGTTCGACCCTTTAAGAAAAGAGGGATCTGAGTAAATATGACAACAATGTTAAAACCAGACATAACTGGCTTGTGGTTACACGGGTCTGAGGAACAGTAATAATTGTTGTCCTTCCCACAGCTGTAATATTTTGTCaataaactccttttttttttaaagttaatgtgCTCACACTCAGCACCAGGGCCTTGAAGGAGAATCTGAGAACCTGGTCAAAGACTGTCCACAACAGGTCACACGTGACCCCGGAGGAACCAGGCATGCTGAGTCACTGCCCCGGGGCAAGGCTTGACCTGCTTCTTCTGGGGCTCCCCTCAAGGAGCAATGAGTAATAAATGAAGACGTGCTGTTAATAAGGGGGACAAgctgctgcctcctccttcccatGGACACATAAAACAGCACAAAAGCAGAACATAACCCTACGACGTTGTCCTAAGTCTCGGAAAGCTAAAGAGCCAACCCTCCACATCTAACTCCTCCTCTAAAAATGAGGCCCGGGGCCTCAGGGAGCTGCTCAGAACACTGCACTCATACCTGAAATCGGCGATCACGATGAAGCGACTGGCGTTGCCAGCTACAATTTTCTCCTGGGTCAGGCAGCCTCTGGGGATGGGGAAGAAGCAAATGAACACAGGGGTAAGTGGGACAAAAACTGAACGTGAGAACTCAGGCCAAAATCCACGCAATTCTGGCACGGaatgaaatttgatttttaattcttattaaaCTCCATcgtatttcatttttcaaagcccTAACCATCCCCGCCAAATTCCATGGTATCTCATTTTTCGAAGCCCTAAacagccccacccccgccaatGCGACTGTATGTGGAAGATGGAGGCTCTAAGGAAGCAACTGTGGTTCAATGAGGTCATGGAAATGGGGCCCTGGTCTGACAGGATAATTATCCTTCTAAGAAGACACCAGAAagctctgtttctctcttcttccacaACAGGCAGCTACACTGAGAAGACCCGGCtcccagaaatgtgagaaataaacttttctaTTGAAGGAGCCCAAGTGAGGACATGCTGCTTCCAGTACACAGACTGTGGAAAACAAGCCTGTGTCTGGGAGAAATGGTCCCTGGCTGGGATGGGCATAACCCCACTTACGACACCTCTGCCAGGAAGCCATGGGTCTCAGGAGAAGTCATCTGCACATGGCATGAAAAGGAGGCTCTGTGACTTGAGAAGTAAAAGACAAGCTCTGAGCAACCTGCCCTAGCTGACAGTCAGGGTGATCAAGTGGGAGAGCACAGTGAGACTAAGCACATTGAAAACCAGGAGACCAGGACTTCGACCTTCTTTAGCTCACCATTCCTTAACCCCacaaatcaacatttaaaaactcgatatataggagttcctgttgtggagcagtggttaatgaatttgactaggaaccatgaggtttcaggttcgatccctggccttgctcagtgggttaaggattcggcattgccgtgagctgtggtgtaggtcgaagatgcggctcagatccctgtggctcggatcccgagttgctgtggctgtggcataggctggtggctacagctccaattagacccctagcctgggaacctccatatgccatgggagcagccctagaaaaggcaaaaagacaaaaaacaaataaataaaataaaaacccgaTACATGTTTTCcaaagcaataaatacatacatcacTAACTTCTCACGGAGGTTAAAAGCAGCTTTAAAGCAATTATGATACACCGGCATCTAGAGACCTAATAATGTAGTATGTGTGGTTAggctgtagtttttgttttgttttttgtctttttgctatttcttgggcctctcccgcggcatatggaggttcccaggcttggggtcaaatcggagctgtatcctctggcctacgccaaagccacagcaacgccagatccttaacccactgagcaagggcagggaccgaacccacaacctcatggttcctcgtcggattcattaaccactgcaccacgacgggaactccaggctgtaCAGTTTTTAACTCCAGGCTGTacagtttttaaagtttgaatCAGCAGAGGGCAGCACACAGAGAACCTATTAAGGATGAGTAATCTCATTGAAGAGGCCCAGGTTCCTAGTCACTGGAGTGCTACTAATGAGCAGAAAGGCCAGGCTGGCTCCCTGGCCAGATGCCATCAACATCTAAATAGAAAAACGAACTGGTACATCACAGTGACACCGAGCTGATCCTGTCCTCCACTCCACCTCACTATGCATTTACGGGCAGACACTCACCCACCACCCTTGATGAGATTGAGGTCAGCATCTACTTCATCAGCACCATCGATGGCGAGGTCAATCTGTGACGAGGgaaaggaaagatttaaaaacCGCTAAGAGCCTTTTAAGGGGAGGCTCTGTGCTAAGCCTGAGCATCCCTATCAGCCAGGCAGTTATTCCTACCTAACCAGTCCAAGAACGAGGCTCTAGGAGGTTAACCAGGAAACAAATGTGGGACCCTCGCCTGGTCCAGGTCTCATCCACAACTTTACACTCCCTTTACTCACTGATGAGCTTCTCTGTGGATGAGATGGAATCATTGAGAGCATGCAATCTCAATGTAACTTTACATCCAAGTACAGAATTATCTGAGGAATTCAAATGTCACTGGGGAGTGGGcaataaggggaaaaaaggctGGGAAACACTGATGCAGAGGTTTCCATACTAATGCGGCAAAAAACACAGGCTTGACATACATCTGAAGTGATCCAGAACTGGATTATCTGAGGTACCCCACTCTGACACCACCAAAGCACCTGTCTGGGTTTGCCCACCCCCTTTACCAGGAAGCACCACCGTCAGCCCCAAAAGCAGCCCCCAAAGATGGGAAAGGGTTTGAAGTTTGAAATCAAGGGATACATGCACTTCTTGTCACTCCTGGTCCTCTGCATGGACATATGGGAGCCTcaactttggtttttttaaacGGCAGAATAAAACCTCAAGGtgcagggaattcctgtcgtgtgTCAGTGGCTAaataacccgactagtatccaagaggacacaggttcaacccctggccttactcagtggactaaggatccaggtcacagatgcagctcagatcctgtgttgccgtgactgtggcttaggccagaagctacagatccaattcaacccttagcctgggaatttccaaatgccgcaggtgtggccctaaatagacaaaaacaaaacaacaacaaaaaaaaaaaagcaagaaaaaaaccccTCAGGGTGCAAATTCAGTTCAAGTTGCAAATTGaggctgcctgccacagcccGGGTATGGAGCCCACCAAGCTTCAGCGGGCACCCTCCCTTCCACCTTTTCCTAGGATGAAGTTACAGctcctcctcaccctgcccccaccccagaaacCTTTCCTGTCAGTCTGGGCACTGCTCACGTGCCTGCCTGGAACTGCCCCCGTGGTTCCCATCTTCCTTTCCAGAATACTGGAATGTTCTCTCCTGCCTTTGCCACCTGGCCCTTCACAGCTCTGCTCAAACTCTACCTCTTCCCATAAAATCCTTCTAAGCAGCATTGTTCTAGAGACAGAGGCACTTGAATTCCTGTTCAGGCTCCACCACTTACAAACAGCTTGGCCTTAGGCAAACACCTTGCCCTCTCTGGACCTTTTGCAGCTCTGTAAAATGGCATAATAATGGCACCCACCCTCAAAGCTACTGGTAGTTAAATACTGTTGACCCTTGTTTGAACTGTGTAGGTCTacatatttgcagattttttccacTAAATAAGTACTATATGGTCCATGGGtagttgaatccacagatgtggaacctTAGTTAGAGGGCCAACCGTGGGACTGAGCATCAGATTCTGGTATTTGCAGTGAGTCCCAGAACCAATCCCCCGAGGATACCCAGGGATGACTATGGTTTAATCCAGGTGCAGCACCGAGCAGAGAATAAAGGCTCAGTAAGTGCCAGCTGTAGGCACGCTCCCCAGTCTCACCAACTTCAGTTCCCTGGGGACTGCCTGTGTGTTTAATGGTCTTTACCataaaacttcattttaattGGTTTTCAGAGGTCCGTGGCTGCCTCTGATGATTGCTTCTTATCTTCTCTTATCGGTAATCTCTGGGGTGGCCTGCTCTTCTGTACGAGGACAGCAGCAAGGCCTGGGCTCCTGAGTCCTCACAGTTAAACCACAGGGATGTCTTGAAAATTAACAACCTCTCCCCTTGTGACCTCAGCCAGGATTACTATTCAAAGTCCCAGGAGAAAAGCTGGTATGACCAACTGACTTTTCTCCTAGATGAGACAAGATATTCAGAGCCCATGAACAAGTGACAACCATAAAAAAGGAGGCAGAAAACCAAGGCAGCGTCTCTCTTACCTCTGGGTGTCGGTCCAGGTCACTGAGAGTTAAGCCATGCTGCAGGATGAGCTGACGGGCCTGTGGGGGACAGGAAAACGCACCTGTAATCATGAACTCTGAGGGGAGCCAGGGATTCTCAGAATCCTTTCAGATTTTAAGTGTCAAACATGAAGTCCTAACCAAGGCACCCTCCCAAATCCAACCAAGAGCGGAGGGTCGAGCCCCATCAATGGCAGGAGGTGGAAGGAGGCAAATAGCACCAGGTGAAGACTCTGCTCCAGCGCTAGGCTAAGCGTTCCTCCTCAGTGATCTGCTATTTCATGTAACACCATGATGCCTAAAGCTTCTAGTAATAATACTGTACagtaaccacacacacacacccgccagTTTCAGTTACCCAGAGCAACCTCGATCCaaacataataaacaaaatatcccagaaataaacaattcctaagttttggttgtttttttttttttttttttttttttttgtcttttctagggccactctcacgcatatggaggttcccaggctaggggtctaattggagctatagctgccggcctacaccagagtcacagcaatgcgggatctgagccacatctgcaacctacaccacagctcacggcaatgccggatccttaacccactgagcaaggccagggattgaacccgcaacctcatggttcctcgtcggattcattaaccactgagccacgacgggaactgccaaCAATTCCTAAGTTTTAAATGGTATGCCGTTTTGAGTAGCATGATGAAATCTCTCACCATCCATGCCATCCAGCCCAGGATGTGAATTATCCCTTTGTCCGGCATTAGTCACTTAGTAGCCATCTCAGTTATCAGATCAACTGTCTTAGTATCACACTGCCTGCATTCAAGTAACCCTTACTTAATACAGGCAGACCATGTTTTATTGCACCTCATTTTACTGCTCTTTGCAAGATACTGATCTCTGACAAATTGAAGgctgtggcaaccctgcctcCAGGGAGGTTAAGGGCGTCATttctccaacagcatttgctcacttcctgACTGTGTGTCACATTTTGCTGATTCTCAAAAtagttcaaactttttcattatggttattatatttgctatggtgaTCTGTGACCAGTGATCTTTGATGATACTACTGTAATTGCCTTGACATTttttagcagtattttttaattaaggtatatacactgcttttttagacataatgctatcaCACACTTATTAGACTACGGTGCAGTGTAAACTTAACTtctatatgcactgggaaaccaaaaagttCAAGTGAGTCACTTTTATATCATACTTGCTTTATTATAGGGGAATGGAACCCAACCTGTAGTATCTCCAAGGTAATGGCCCCAAGCACAGTAGTGACGCTGGCGATTCAGATATGCCAAAGCCAAGCCATGAAGTGCTTTCATTAAGTGAAAAAGTACAAGTTCTCAACTtgggaacaaaaggaaaaaaagttatatgCTGAGGCTGCTAATGATCCATGGTAAGAACGAATCTTTCATCCATGAACtggtaaagaaggaaaaagaaattcatgccaGTTCTGCCATCGCATCTCCAACTACAAAAGTTATGAAACTACCACGCTTGGTAAGTGTCTATTTAAGATGcaaaaggcattaaatttgtacAACAGGATATTCTGAGAGAAAGAAACCATATctacataacttttattacagtatattgttaTACTTGTCCTATTTTTTAGTTATTGTTGTCAgcctcttactgtgcctaatttatcaaactttatcataggtatgGATATATAGGAAAAAACATGGTATACATGGAATTCAGTCATATTTGTGGTCTTAGGCATCCACTAGGGGCCTCAGAATGTGTTCCCACGGCTAACAGGGGGactaccacattttcttaaagcTTCCTAAACTAAGAGCCAAATCTACAAAATACTggacaagttttaaaaataatctaacaggagttcccgtcgtggcgcagtggttaacgaatccgactaggaaccatgaggttgcgggttcgatccctgcccttgctcagtgggttaacgatccggcgttgccatgagctgtggtgtaggttgcagacgcggctcggatcccacgttgctgtggctctgacgtaggccggtggctacagtcaTCACAGCTAATATAGACGGAAGatcataaaacaacaaaaaaaaaaaaaaaaaaaaaaaaaaaattaaagcataaaaGACTGAAGATCTATAAATGAAACATAGTGATTTCCAGGCTACATTGctgaataaaaataagcaaaagactgCATGCACTCAGAAAAGTATACACAAAGGCAGGACCTCTGGAGCTAATTGAggagctcagcaggttgagagcAGCTGACTGGGAGTGAGGCAGGATGTCTATGGAGAAAGTCAGCACCACTGACGTATACACATGCCTTTCCAACAGGCTGACTGAAGGGGAAGAAGTGGTTACCAACATCATTTTGACACCCTAAGCAGGATCTGTGGCTGGAATCAAGGCACTATGAACCTTCCAGTCTGATCACTAGAGTCCAAATGATAAGGATTTGTGTTCATGCCACTGCTGAACCAAAGGATGGAAAACCTTTTTTCAAAAGCCATGAAAATATGTTCTGCTTCAAGTGAAAAGCACCTGAGATTAAAGATCAGAAGGTTTTGGTTCTAAAAACTTCCACATGGCAAATTTTCTCACGTATTAAAAGATGGAGAGGGATAACCACCAGTGTCAATCTTCAAATCCAAAATCCTAAGACTCTAACCATTAAAACACAAAGACCATGGAATTTGCAATATGTGGGACTTATTTggatcatgatttaaaaaaaactttaaaaaatatttttaggagttcccattgtggctcaaagaacctgacttgtatccaagaggatgcggttcaatccctggccttgctcagtgggttggggatccggcgttgctgtgagctatgatgtaggtcacagaagcagctcagatctggcattgctgtggctgtggtgtaggccagcagctacagctccaattcaacccctagcctgggaacctccatatgcccagggagcagccctaaaaaacaaacaaacaagcagaaaaagataaaacaaaactggCCATGAATAGATAATTATGGAAATTAGGTGATAGGCACATAGAAGTTCATTACACTATTCTTTATCCTTTTCGAagcttgaaattttccataataaaaaaactagaataaaatgCTGGCTGACATaaagttcaaaagaaaaaaaaaaaaaaaccacatgatctgtttctattaaagaagaatatataatgaagggagaaaaacaacaagaaaaatggTGTAGCTGGATTATTTCTCGGTTCCTAGGTTTCTCCAGAAGCAGTTGGAGAAGTTATGCTAATCCTAGACTCTGAGGCTGTAATTTCACTGGGACTGTCCAGAAGAGGAACCCCAGAGATACCCACACCTCTTGGTCTTCATGCCTTTGGGGAATCCCTGCCCACAATGTCCCGGGCTGTTGTGTTACCAATGGCACAGGCACAACCAATGGAAAGGCACAAGTAACTGGCAAGCCACTGCTGAGACTAGTTTATGAGATTAGTTTTTaagtgggcagggtgggggaggggaatgtTCCAACAAgatctc
It encodes the following:
- the RPIA gene encoding ribose-5-phosphate isomerase isoform X2, whose translation is MWKGFVPRRAPKDPAQFHTHNNQVLGIGSGSTIVHAVQRIAERVKQENLNLICIPTSFQARQLILQHGLTLSDLDRHPEIDLAIDGADEVDADLNLIKGGGGCLTQEKIVAGNASRFIVIADFRKDSKNLGDQWHKGIPIEVIPMAYVPVSRTVTQKFGGVIELRMAVNKAVSGQGVFWKAFQVLKGPVVTDNGNFILDWKFDRVHKWSEVNTAITMIPGVVDTGLFINMAERVYFGMQDGSVNMREKPF